The Gossypium arboreum isolate Shixiya-1 chromosome 4, ASM2569848v2, whole genome shotgun sequence DNA segment GTTCCCATTCACGCCCGAGCTTGCCTGGAGAAGAACTCGACTCTAGCAGCCACTCGGCAGCCTTCCGGTCCGTTCGGCGGACGACGAGGAGTGCTTGACCCGAGGAGCAAGCGGGTACAGAAATGGAACCGTTCAATCCTGCTGGCTCGTGCAATGGCCTTAGCCATTGATCCTCTCTTCTTTTATGCTGTATCTATAGGCAGAGGTGGATGGCCTTGTTTGTACATGGATAGTGGGCTTGCCGTGACTGTTACCGTCCTTCGGACTTGTGTCGACGCTGTGCATTTGTTCCATATATGGCTTCAGTTCAGGTTGGCGTACGTGTCGAGGGAGTCCCTCGTCGTCGGTTGCGGGAAACTGGTGTGGGACTCTCGTGTCATTGCTTCTCATTATGTTCGTTCGGTTAAAGGTTTCTGGTTTGATGCCTTCGTGATTCTCCCAGTTCCTCAGGTATGTTTAATCTTAGGTGATGGCACATTAACAACTGTAACATCACGATGGGACCGTAACATCCTAATTCTTGTGTTGTTTTGCAGGCAGTGTTCTGGTTAGTTTTACCAAAACTAATGAGGGAAGAGCACATCAGGCATATAATGAATATACTGTTCTTGAGTTTCTTGTTCCAATTCCTCCCAAAAGTTCACCACACCATTTGCTTGATGAGAAGGATGAAGAAGGTCACTGGTTATGTCTTTGGCACCATTTGGTGGGGTTTTGGCCTTAATCTCATTGCCTACTTCATAGCTTCTCATGTAAAGTCTTCCCTATAAACTTGATTTTCTTTTTGTTAGCTGATGGAAGATTGATTATTATGGATTTTGATAATATTTAAATTAcgttaatattaatttttaagcaTCTATTTTCTAAATTCGCTTCACTATTCTTTATAAAACATTCTAATATTTGGATTTAGATTATATTATTCAAATTTATTACAAATaataaatagaattaaaatttcaagaaatcatatagattcatattaaaatattaaaaagaataTTGATATCCAATATGCTACCATCTCTTCCCCACAAAACTTTTACAAAGGTTTGGTTTGATTTTTGGCACAATGCAGGTTGCGGGAGGGTGTTGGTATGTGCTCACTATGCAGCGCATAACCTCGTGTCTCAGGCAACAATGTGCGAGAAACGAGCAGTGCGGAAAACTGTCTTTGTCTTGTGGCGGTGGCTCAACAAAAGTTAATGGAAAACCTTTGTGCTTAGACGTTGAAGGACCATTCAATTATGGGATTTATGAGTGGGCTCTTCCTGTTGTTTCTAGCAATTCTGTTGCTGTTAAGATCCTTTATCCCATATTTTGGGGCTTAATGACTCTCAGGTAAACCTAGGTTTCATCGTGCGAGACATATACCCACATCTGATACTTATATCTGGGTCCAAGTAACAGAAGTTTCAAATTTGTATCAGATAGGTTCAAAGTCAGTCACAAAATTGTAACTTCTAGTTCTATATCAGTGTGCTTAAACATCACATTTCAATTGGAGAAAAATCTTGGGGCAGGGTGTCCTAAAAGCCTGAATAACCATTCCATCTTTGGCTTTAAGTCTCAATCTTGGAAGTTCCACTCACAAGATTAATAACCATTCATTGGTATTTTCTCACACACAATGTTTCAATTCGCAGCACCTTCGGAAATATTCTAGAGCCAACGAGTAACTGGTTAGAAGTGATATTCAGTATATGCTTAGTGCTAGCTGGATTGCTGCTCTTCACTTTACTCATAGGGAACATCCAGGTAGGTGACTCAAATCTCTCTCATTTACCCTATTTTCTATGGGAACATAACTTAAGTGACAATGGGTTATTTTTATGATCAAGGTTTTCTTGCATGCTGTCATGGCGAAGAAGAGACAAATGCAGCTGAGATGTCGAGACATGGAATGGTGGATGAAGCGTCGGCAGTTACCGTCATGTTTGAGACAAAGAGTTCGCCGTTTTGAACACCAGAAATGGGCCACTTTGGGAGGAGAAGATGAAATGGAATTGATCAAAGATTTGCCTGAAGGCCTTCGGCGGGACATTAAGCGTTATCTTTGCCTTGACCTCATCAAAAAGGTACAGAACACTAGAGATATTGACCCTCAACTTTAACAAAAGAAGAAATACATGACCCTTAATTGAATCCATCAAATATACAAAGAAAATTTGGAGCAGAATGAGCATATGTTTATATCTTACGAGTCCCCGAATTCAATTGAATTGCAACTTCTTTCTGTCAGGTTCCTTTGTTCCACAACTTGGATGATCTTATTTTGGATAACATTTGTGACCGAGTTAAACCTCTTGTCTACTCTAAAGATGAAAAGGTATAAGTTTGCGAAATTCTTTTTTACTTGGACTCTTTATTTTCAATCATATGTGAGTATAGAGATATGATCCTTCGACATACCAATGTCGGACACGCACTCGAATCTGACACTCGTGCCCCAACGATGCAAGGTTTGTTAAACATGTTGATTTCCTCATGAAACAGATATTTAGAGAAGGAGATCCGGTGCAAAGAATGGTGTTTATAGTTCATGGACGCATTAAACGTACTCAAAGCTTCAGCAAAGGCATGGTTGCGACGAGTATAATCGAAGCAGGAGGCTTTATAGGTGATGAGCTGCTCTCATGGTGTCTTCGCCAATCATTTATCGACCGTCTTCCGGCCTCATCTGCTACATTCGTTAGCGTCGAATCGGTTGAAGCGTTTGGTCTTGATTCGGACCATCTCCGATACATCACATATCATTTCAAGTACAAATTCGCTAGCGAGAGGCTTAAGAGAACAGCAAGATATTATTCATCAAATTGGCAAACATGGGCCGCTGTGAACATACAACTCGCCTGGCGGCGTTACCGAACGAGGGTTAAAGGTCAGAATCTGATTATTTCCAGGACAGAGCAGGGAAGCAGCAGAGACCACCAGTTGCTACAATATGCTTCAATGTTCATGTCAATCAAATTACATGATCATcaagaataaaaaagaaaaagaaagcagcCGTTGCTTAGTAAATTTTGTACTTTGATCAAATAAAACTCTTGGTTCTTCCAACGTGGAAATCATAGGACATAGTACTCCACTAATGTTATGTTTTTACACGAAATATGGAATAAACTGGATAATGAAGATCCCAAAAGTAACAGGGAAGCTCCTGTATGGTGGATTGCATTTCAATCCATTTATGGGAGAAAAAGGTAAATTATCTTTTATATACTTCGAAATTGAAAATTAGCCACTacattaaattttatctattaaATGATAACGTAAAATATTAATTtgggtaaaattaaaaataacattgGTGGTGAAATTGATTATTGTAGCAATGAGAAATATATGTTTCGATTTAATTTAATAGTGGCtgtaaaaaaaagtgaaaaagagAGTAAAAATGACATTAGAATAAAATGTgtataattgtaataaaaattacaaatgacAAAgtgttatatatattaaataataattataaattattaaaattagatttgcataaaaataattaaaattatattattattgattaatgaaatatattattttaaataataattaaagtaaatttatattaaaaataatataataaatttaacaaatttaaaataaaagttgAGGGGGTAAAAAGGAAATTACTCTCTTCACTGATGCCCCAAATTATAAAGCGTACCCGTAAGACCTCTGTGAAAATTTCAACTCTAAAGAGGTGAGTTTCCTCTGTTTATAGCAGCATGCCAAAGGCATTCTCGCCAGAGATGTGATGAGGTTGGAGAGAAAACCTCCTATAAAACTCACCACACCGAAGGGTAAGTGGGATTCAAAGGAAGCTTATGTCGCTTCCTTTCTATGGTTAATATCAATAATCACCAAATCCTTTACAATTAGATTACCATGACTGTTAGATCGAAGATCGAGGTGTAATATAGACTTATCACAACAAAAGTTGTATTTATTCGATTCCTTTTTAGTCTTGGATCTTCTTGCAagattttttttaagaaattgtTTCACCGTCTATTTAATTTCGACaagatttttcattttctttcttaagATCAAGCTTGTTATTAAGGTTAAGCTTAAGGAAATACAAATACAAAAGGAGAAAATAACTTAGCTAATAAGGAATTTAATGAAATGAACGTGGGGGACGGGTTCGATTATATGACAGAGGTGTCACTAAAAAAGGATTGAAAAAACTTGCTACCAAGAGTGCTCACAAAGTTCAACAAGAGCAAGTGAACACAAAGATAAGAAAAGCGGAAGAAGACTTGCAAAAAAAATACTAAACCAACACAAGTCAGAGATAACACATGGACTACAATCAACATTAGCGGCTTTGCAACAATCCAATCCTGCCTTGGTTATCCCATCAGGTATGCTTGATATTTTTTGTTGAGTGCTGGATCTGCTAGTGATACCGGTAGTTCCCCAGATGGAATATCGGGTGGACATGCTCCATCATCTTCAACTGCGCATAACCCTTTTcaagtattattttatttagattagaattttaaaaatgaattgcgATTGTAATATTTCATTTCTTTTCATCTTGACTTGCATaatgattttaattatttttaaaaggggCAATATTTAAATGAAGTGCATCATTTATGTGATTTTATGGAGGTAAATAGCCTTTAGGCAACGTTCGCATATCATTGTTATAATTGTAAAAAAAACTGTTGCATTTTCTTTCGAATAAACGTTGCATAAAACATCAATAGCAACATTAGAATCAATCATTATCTAAAAAGTAAAAGCGTTGCTTTTGATTTTAGGCAACACATAGTGTTGCAGTAACTGTAAAAAGTGTTGCATTTTGTTTTCAAATGAATGTTACGCTTAACAATAAATATCTTTATCCAAAATATCAATAGCGACATTAAAATAAATCgttgtttaaaatgaaataagcGTTGCTTTTAAGTTTAGGCAACGACCACATACACAACGATCACAAAACTGTTGCATAAGCTCTAATGCAATGAAATTTGTTGTTTAAGCAACAATTTTCGAACGTTGCTTAAGGTCATTTTTGTTGTAGTGCTCTTAATCTATTAATTATAACCTAAAAgtcaataatatttaaattagattTGTCAACCGGTCGGATTAAAGATCGTTTGACGCATATTAAGCCAATTAAACTCGCTATTAACTAGTTGagccatattttttatttatatatatatatatattttaattgtacGTTTGAACCCAATAACTGCAACACCATTCTAAAAATATTGCCAGGGGCATTACTACTTTTTCCAAACTTATTTTTCTCGTCTAAGCCTAAATCAAAATGGACTTTACCCTAGGCCCAACAACTCCCATAAAGAAAATAGGTCAAACTCTGTTATTAGGCCTTATACTTTGTATAAATTATGGATTTAGCACCTGTATTTTGATTTGATCATTTTCAGCCCTTATAGttttagaaattaaaattttagaattgaaCAAATAgtaattattaaattcattaaattaatttctgttattttcaaaaattgatgcGTCAAACATATCATCGCATGTATATTACTATGTTAGATTACTTTTTTCCTATATATTACttacaaaaaaatcaattaataaatttaacaattgacgtttgcattattattaaaatttacctTTTACGTCATCCGTTTACTTCTCattcaacttttaattttttGTCCAGGAAAATACAAAAGGATGGAGTAAACGGCAAATCTGGTTTAATACAGTAAATTGATCCAATTCCAAGACTCTAAGTTGGCGTAATTTAAGAgaatttgtatttatttaatcTAACCTTAATTTCTTAACATGTGCAGATTGCTGCACTCAACATATTTTATACCCTTTTGCGCggtattaatattaaatttgtctatatttatctattttaatattCTTCAAATTCGATTTATAATTCATGTTAACAATTCATGATTATCTTTTCTAGTAAAAtcgtttttaaaatttgaattcatGTTATCTTTATAATATAATGTAACCTACTTACACAAGTTTACAGATATTATGTCTAGATGCAGCATGAAACTTAACCTAGCTATTAATCAATTAATATTTGCATCTGTAATCCGACAAAAGATTGGAAATCTCGAGGGATTTGAAATTAAAGAAATCGGGGCAAGTTCAACTAACTCAATTTTAGGAACTTGTTAGGTAGAAGTGGAAGCTCATTGGAGGGCTTCCTAATTAAATCCTGGGCGTAGAATTTAaagataaattattaaaaataaaaaaataaaataatttttaatttaactgtCTAATTCAACCGATTTATGCCGATTCTTAAATCAATTGGTTTAATAGTTTTTTGATCCAGTATCCCGATCGATTTATGATCCAAATGATTCAATTAAACGGTTCAATCTAGTTCAAACaaccataaaaaaatatatattattagaaggagaattatttatttattgttttattgtttattttttttgttaaatatatatgtttgaagtttatttttaaaatgcatgtgtattttaatattaaatgtcCTTGATATCCATGTGTGTTGAGGTTTATGTGGATAATATTTGAAGAAAACTTGATAACTATAGTTCTCAAGATTCTACTTTCATGTAAGAGAATCGTCATGAGATATGATAAGATAACCAAGCCCCAACCTTGATATCCACTGGCATCAAGGTCATTATCATTTTTAGAGATTATGATAAGGATCTAA contains these protein-coding regions:
- the LOC108458496 gene encoding cyclic nucleotide-gated ion channel 2-like, with the translated sequence MPSLSNFSSWWTARSHLQISPAESSDNGSGDINEDNLIPNPIECYACTQVGLPVFHSTSCDQAHPPEWEAYAGSSLVPIHARACLEKNSTLAATRQPSGPFGGRRGVLDPRSKRVQKWNRSILLARAMALAIDPLFFYAVSIGRGGWPCLYMDSGLAVTVTVLRTCVDAVHLFHIWLQFRLAYVSRESLVVGCGKLVWDSRVIASHYVRSVKGFWFDAFVILPVPQAVFWLVLPKLMREEHIRHIMNILFLSFLFQFLPKVHHTICLMRRMKKVTGYVFGTIWWGFGLNLIAYFIASHVAGGCWYVLTMQRITSCLRQQCARNEQCGKLSLSCGGGSTKVNGKPLCLDVEGPFNYGIYEWALPVVSSNSVAVKILYPIFWGLMTLSTFGNILEPTSNWLEVIFSICLVLAGLLLFTLLIGNIQVFLHAVMAKKRQMQLRCRDMEWWMKRRQLPSCLRQRVRRFEHQKWATLGGEDEMELIKDLPEGLRRDIKRYLCLDLIKKVPLFHNLDDLILDNICDRVKPLVYSKDEKIFREGDPVQRMVFIVHGRIKRTQSFSKGMVATSIIEAGGFIGDELLSWCLRQSFIDRLPASSATFVSVESVEAFGLDSDHLRYITYHFKYKFASERLKRTARYYSSNWQTWAAVNIQLAWRRYRTRVKGQNLIISRTEQGSSRDHQLLQYASMFMSIKLHDHQE